The genomic interval CTAAGCCTGCATACATGACAACGGGCGTGGACGCTGACCTCGCTCGACTGATCAAGGATGGTGCGATCTTCATCCGCGAATCTGGGACCACCGACGTGCCGACCGGTACTGACTGGACCCCTGTGGGTGAGGCTTCGCAGGTCGGCTACTACTCGGACGACGGGTTCACTCTCGCGCCGAACACCGGCGATACGACCGAACTGACCGGTCACAACGGGGACGTGCTGATCGCCGAGTCCGACCCCGGCTATTGGACGGTAGCCTTTGCCGGCCTCGAAGGGAACAAGGCCACGACAGAGGCCTACTTCGACACCACCGTGGCAGCTGACGGATCGATCACCGTCACCACAGCGGCGGCGTCCAAGCGGTACGACATCGTGACGGTTGGTCTCGACCAGAAGGAGCGCCTGATCCTCGTCCATTACCCGAGCGTTCAGATCAGCGAGCGCGAGGGCATCACGTTCAACCGCACCACGCTTCTGGCGATGGCGGCGACGTTCCGAACGTTCAAGGGCGGGGCCGCTGCGCCCTACCACTTCAAGGCGTGGGGTCTCGTGGCTGAGGAGCCGTCCTCGCCGGATACCCCTTAGTAACTCCCGTGGGCAGGTACTCGCAACCGCCTGCCCACGGGTTCCCCGAACGGTTGCCAGAACACGAAAGGTTGCCGCCATGATTGAGCTCGGCTCGAATACTGAGACCGTCAAGATGATCGACTTCGGCCGCGACGGGAAGGTGCTGTTTCAGCTCCCCGTGCTCGGCCAGAAGGGGGTCCCGATGGGCATCATGTCTGCCTTCGGGATCTTCTGGGACAAGATCCAATCCGGCCGAAAGATGACGGAGAACGAGACCGCTTCCGCGTGGTCGTTCTTCATCCAGACTCTCGCGGATTCCTACCCGGATGCGACGCGGCAGATCGCGCGTCTGGATGAGGAGAACCTGCAACTCGTTATGACGGAATGGCTGCGGCAGTCATCCGAGGTGACGGGGTACGACCCAAAAGCGCAGTCTTAGCGGTCGCGATTTACGTTCACCACCGACCTGCACTCGAGTACGACTTACTCACTCGAGCCGGGTTCGGTGTTGAGCGGATCGACCGCGAAGAACTCCCGTGGGCTCAGGTGATCGCCTTGATCGATGGCCTCATGAGCGACCATACGTCACACACGTTCGCGTCTGCTGCGGGATGGGCCTACGTTCCATCCGCTGAAGAGGTCGCGTTCTACAACGACCTCGACGTGAAGCTGGCAATGAATCGCGGCAAGAATCAGCCGCTCCCTCAACCAGTAAAGAGGCCCTGGGAGCAGGCGCAGCCGAAGGCGATTGTGCCGCGCAACGACCCTGAAACGCGGAAGCGCCGGCAGGCCCTCAACGAACGGTTGGGGATCCAGTAATTCCATATTGACCGGTTGCGACATGACCCACCTCGGAGGTGTTTATGGCGCAAGAGGTTGGTGTTGCCTACGTCACGCTGCTGCCATCAGGCCGCGGCTTCGGCAAGTCGGTTGAAGGCCAGATCGACTCCGCCGTGGCGAAGTCGGAGCGGAAGACCGAAGGGTTCTTCTCGAAGGTCGGCACGGGGATAAAGCGTGTCGGGCTTGGCGTAGCAGCGCTTGTCGGCACAGTCGGAACGCTTGCTGTCGGGGGCGGCATCAGCCGCGCGCTGAATATCGAGGATGCTCAGGCAAAGCTCAAGGGGCTCGGCCACGATACGAAGTCCGTCGAAGCGATCATGACGAATGCGCTCGCTTCGGTGAAGGGCACTGCGTTCGGGCTCGATGCGGCAGCTACGACCGCGGCTTCGGCTGTCGCATCCGGCATCAAGCCTGGCCAGGAACTCGAGCGGTATCTACGCCTCACGGCGGATGCGGCCACCATCGCGGGCATCTCGATGGAGGAGATGGGCTCCATCATCAACAAGGTCCAGGCCAAGGGCGTGGCGCAGATGGACGACCTGAACCGGCTCACAGAGCGCGGCGTACCGATCCTGCAGATGCTTGCTGACGAGTACGGGGTGACGGCCGACGAGATGTCCTCGATGGTGTCTCGGGGTGAGGTAGACGCCGAGCGGTTCCGAAAGGCGCTTGAAGACAACGTGAGTGGCGCTGCGCTGGCGTCAGGCGACACGACACGTGGTGCATTCGCGAACATGATGGCGGCACTGTCGCGTCTGGGCCTCGTCTTCGTGGAAGACGCACTGGGTGGAGCCAAGCAGTTCTTCAACGAGATGACGGTCATCTTCGATGGCCTAGGTGAGCGCTTCGGTCCCTGGGTAGATGACATCAAGTCGAAGCTCTCTGGGATGTTCGAGATCGAGGGCATGGGGGACCGCTTCCTCGAGGGGTTCGACCGACTGGTTGATGCCATCAGCAACGGGCCAGTACCTCAACTGCTTGAGGCGCTTTCGCCGCTACTTCCTGTGGTCGCGGATGCAGCAGCCTTGATCGGTGGAGCTTTGGGCGACGCCTTCTACGAAATTGGCGAGGCGCTCGCCCCGGTGCTGCCGCTCATCGCTGAAGATCTCGCGAATGCGCTTGTCGAGATCATCCCGCCTCTTGCTGACTTGCTGGTTGCGTTGCTTCCGCTAGTCGGCCCGCTCGCGGAGATCCTCGCTGCAGTAGCGCCGATCGTCACTCAGTTGGTTGACTTCCTGCTGCCGGCTATCGAATGGCTCGTAGACCTACTCTCGGATCAGATCGGCCTTGACCTGCTGGCTTCGGGCTTCCGGGACGGGAAAGTCAGCGCGGAAGAGTTCGTGGATGGGATCGTCGCTATCGGCGGCCCGATAGCGAACTTCATCATCTGGCTTCTTCAGACCGGTGTCCAGCTCAGCAACTTTGTCAAGGATGTCGTTCTCGGTGCGGCTACGATCTGGGCGGCAATTCGAAACGCGTTCTCGAATGTGATGAGTTTCGCATCAACTGCATGGAGCGTTGTTTCGTCGGTGGTGTCGTCCGCGGTCGGCACGATGATCTCCGTAGTCCAGGGCCTGCCAGGCCAGATCATGGGCGCCCTTTCTGGTGCCGCAACATGGCTAGTGCAGACCGGCCGCGACATCATCCAAGGCCTCATTAACGGAGTGGCATCCATGATCGGCTCCGCGGTTTCAGCCGTGAAGAACGTGGGCGGGGCAATGCTCGACGGCGTCAAGTCCTTCCTCGGTATCCATTCACCGTCACGAGTGTTCCGTGACCAGGTCGGGAAAATGGTCGGCCTGGGCCTCCTCGAGGGCATCGAGGATCAGGCGATCGCAGGCCGCATCGACACTGCAGTGAACCACATGGTGGCAATGCCGGAGGACGCCCGTTCGGCCTCGTTCCCTGGGTCCGTGACTCTCGTGGATGAGGACGGGTCAATTCTCGCTCGAGCTCGTGTCGTTGCGGATCGTGCGATCGACAGTTTTCAGGGCCAGATGGGTGCCGCAATGCGTTACGCGCAGATGGGAGTGTGAAGTGGCCTGGGATTGGACGCTCACTACCGAGGATCGACAGATCACATTCGGTGACGACGAAAACTTGTTCGTGGTCGACTCGTGGTCTGTCGAGCCCGGCAAGCTCCGAGTGGATGATCGCGAAGTCCCACGCGGTGACGGGCTCAGGTTCGGACAGGATTTCCGGGCAGGGCAGGTCGCTTCATTCTCGCTTTGGGTGAACGGGGGAGATGAAGCGACTGCTTCTGCTGCGTTGTCCGAGTTCGGTGCCGCGTGGCGCAACGACACGGGGCGACGGATCGGTGGCGCGATGGCGACGCTACGTCACCCGCAGGGGCGATGCGCCTATGGTCGCCCCCGCGGGTTCACCCCCGACTCGAACCGTATTGAGCAGGGCTGGGCGAAGATCAAGGCCGAGTTCGAGTGTGTGGATGAACTCTGGTACGGACCGGAAGAGGTCACGGAGGTGTCGTTCGTGCCGCCGGCGACTGGTGGTTTGGAGTTCCCCGCGGAGGCACCGTTCACGTTCGATTCGGGTCCAACCGTCCGGAATGGGTCGGTGATCGTGTCGGGTGATGTGGCGTCGTGGCCGGTGTTTGAGATTCTCGGGCCGGTCGCGAACCCGGAGATCGACATCATCGGGGTAGGGCGGCTGGTCTTCAGGACGACGTTGGCGGCGGATCAGTTCTTGGTGGTGGATACGCGGCCGTGGGCTCGGTGGGTGAAGCGTGGGTATGCGTCGAACCCGACTGTGTTGGCGGCGTTGCCTGGCGCGTTGGATGCGTCGGGGGCGCGCTTGTCGGATGTGGCGCTGCAACCGGGCGCGTATTCGATTCTGCTGCGCGGGTATGACACGACCGGTACGGCGAAGTTGCGGGTGCGGTGTGAGCCCGCGTTCACGAGTTTTTAGGAGGATCGCATGGGCTTCTATGTGCCGTGGGTGATTGATGGTTCGAAGCATCCGGCGCGCTTGTTTCGGCGCACGTATCAGCAGCATGAGGGTGAGGGGTCGGGGGTGTCTCGGCCGGGTGATCTGAAGGTTGAGGCGCTGACGGTTCCGGGTACTGGATTCCGTGTCGCCCCTGGCGGTGGTGTGGCGCAGTCGCGTGACACGTCGGGGTCGTCGCGTGAGTCGTATGGGCCGATCAATGATCAGGAGATCATCGTTTCCGGTGTGCCCGGGACGGGGTCTTCGGGCGGTCGGCGGGATCTTGTAATCCTGGAGATCACGGACCCTGAGATGGAGTCCGTGACGTATCCACCCCCGGCTGACCCGCGCGGCACCGGCGGGTGGCTGGATGGGGCGTCGTTCTGCCGCATCACGGTGATCCCTGGCGTGGGGGCGTCGGTGACGCGGCTCGAGGATGTGTCAGATCCGGCGTACGCGAACGTGACGGGGGTCACGTTGGCGGCGATCAATTGGCCGGCATCGACGGGCACGATCACCGCGGCGATGATTGAGGATCTGCGAGAGGTGCATCGTCCGAAGTCGGATAGGGTGCTGCGCACTCGCGCCCTGTCGGGGGTGGAGTCTGATGATCTGACGGTGTCCGCGGCTGCTGGGCAGACGTGGCCGGGTCTTGGGTCGGACCTATGGGGGCCGATCAAGATTCCGTCGTGGGCGACGCATGTGCGGGGCCTGGTCCGGTGGAACGGTGTCCTCCTGAACGGGGACGCGTGGGGTGATGTGTGGCTCCGCATCGGGACCGGGGCGACTCGCTTCGAGAGTACTCGGTTCGATTCGGTCGCGTCGGGTGGGAATCAGCGCACGGTCATCGAGGCGTCCGGGGGCACGTACCTTCCGGTGGCGATGCGGGGCACGGAGCAGCGGTTCTATCCGATTGGTCGGAAGGATGCCGGTTCGGCTGGGTCGTCGGTGGTTCGACTGGATAAGTCGTCTTCGCTCACGTTGGACGTGGAGTTCTATCAGGCGACGGTGTAGAAGGGGGCGTCCATGCTGCGGTACATCGTGGAGCGTATCTCGGATGGGGAGTTCCTGGATTTGGAGCTCCCCATTGACGTGTCTGGTGCTGGCCGTGCACTGAATGGGGCGGGTGGTTTCGCGGGGACTGTGGCCCCTGATGTGGGTGGGCTCCGGTACGAGAATGGGGCGCTCCTCATCGACCCGTACGGGACGTTCATCCATGAGGAATCGGATGGGGTGATCCGGGGGACGTGGCTCGTAACCCGGTCTGAGATGGATGGGCCGGTGTGGAGCATCGAGGGTGCCGGGTTCTCGTCGTACTTCGCGGACCGCCCGTATGAGGGGGAGTATCGGGGTGTGCAGGTCGACCCGATCGCGGTCGCCCGGCACATCGTGGAGCACGCCCAATCGTTCGCGGGGGCGGATGCGGGGATCACGGTTGTGGGTGCCTCTGATGTTCGTGTGGGCACGGACTCTGACGACAAGGAGGCCACGGCGAAGGCCGCAGCTGATGCGGCGAAGGCCGTGTCGGAGGCGGCGAAGAAGGCTCTCGAGGCGGCGCGAGCTTTGGCGAAGTCGGATCCGTCGCCCGCGAATAAGGCGCTGGTGGATGCCCGTAAGGCTGAGGCGGATGCTGCTGCGGAGGTCAAGAAGACCCGCGACGAGGCGCTGTCTGTCGCGAAGGAGCGTGCTCGGGAGGATGGGGGCGCGTGGAAGATTCTCTGGTGGGACACCCCGGATTGTTTGGCGGAGATTCAGGATGCGATCGAGGAAGCCGGGTTCGAGTGGGTGGAGTGGTCCGGGTGGACCTCGGACCGGACACGGATCCTGAAGGAGATCCGGTGCGTTCCCCGGGTCGG from Leucobacter allii carries:
- a CDS encoding tape measure protein, with amino-acid sequence MAQEVGVAYVTLLPSGRGFGKSVEGQIDSAVAKSERKTEGFFSKVGTGIKRVGLGVAALVGTVGTLAVGGGISRALNIEDAQAKLKGLGHDTKSVEAIMTNALASVKGTAFGLDAAATTAASAVASGIKPGQELERYLRLTADAATIAGISMEEMGSIINKVQAKGVAQMDDLNRLTERGVPILQMLADEYGVTADEMSSMVSRGEVDAERFRKALEDNVSGAALASGDTTRGAFANMMAALSRLGLVFVEDALGGAKQFFNEMTVIFDGLGERFGPWVDDIKSKLSGMFEIEGMGDRFLEGFDRLVDAISNGPVPQLLEALSPLLPVVADAAALIGGALGDAFYEIGEALAPVLPLIAEDLANALVEIIPPLADLLVALLPLVGPLAEILAAVAPIVTQLVDFLLPAIEWLVDLLSDQIGLDLLASGFRDGKVSAEEFVDGIVAIGGPIANFIIWLLQTGVQLSNFVKDVVLGAATIWAAIRNAFSNVMSFASTAWSVVSSVVSSAVGTMISVVQGLPGQIMGALSGAATWLVQTGRDIIQGLINGVASMIGSAVSAVKNVGGAMLDGVKSFLGIHSPSRVFRDQVGKMVGLGLLEGIEDQAIAGRIDTAVNHMVAMPEDARSASFPGSVTLVDEDGSILARARVVADRAIDSFQGQMGAAMRYAQMGV
- a CDS encoding phage tail family protein; the protein is MAWDWTLTTEDRQITFGDDENLFVVDSWSVEPGKLRVDDREVPRGDGLRFGQDFRAGQVASFSLWVNGGDEATASAALSEFGAAWRNDTGRRIGGAMATLRHPQGRCAYGRPRGFTPDSNRIEQGWAKIKAEFECVDELWYGPEEVTEVSFVPPATGGLEFPAEAPFTFDSGPTVRNGSVIVSGDVASWPVFEILGPVANPEIDIIGVGRLVFRTTLAADQFLVVDTRPWARWVKRGYASNPTVLAALPGALDASGARLSDVALQPGAYSILLRGYDTTGTAKLRVRCEPAFTSF